Below is a window of Blastopirellula marina DNA.
ATTTCTTATGCCTAGAAGAAGATTCACGCCGGAGCAGATTATCCAGCATCTCCGCGAAGCGGAGGTGCTTCTTTCTCAGGACAAGACGATTGCCCAGGCCTGCAAGGCGATCGGTGTCACGGAGCAGACTTACTACCGCTGGCGGAAGGAGTACGGTGGTATTCGTACCGATCAAGCCAAGCGGTTGAAGGACCTGGAGAAAGAGAACGCTCGGCTCAAGCGTTTGCTGGCTGATGCCGAACTCGACAAGGCGATTCTGAAGGAAGCCGCTTCGGGAAACTTCTGAGCCCGGACAAGCGACGGCGAATCGTCGAGCACGTGCGAGATACCCTGGGACGCGCGCGAGTCTCGGAACGGCGGGCTTGTCGCGTGCTAGGGCAGCCTCGTTCCACCCAGCGCCGCGTTCGCTGGGTTCCCGATGACGAGCCTCGCCTGGTCCGGGAGATGATTGAGTTGGCGGAACAGTACGGTCGTTACGGCTATCGGAGAATCACCGAGATGTTACGGCGGAAAGGTTGGCAGGTGAACCATAAACGTATCGAGCGCCTGTGGCGTCGCGAGGGCCTGAAAGTACCGAAAAGACAGCCTAAACGACGTCGCCTGTGGTTGAACGATGGTTCGTGTGTTCGCCTGCGACCGAGTCGTCGCGATGAGGTCTGGAGCTATGACTTCGTGCATCACCGTACGCACGATGGCCGAGCCTTCCGGATGCTGACACTGATCGATGAATATACGCGAGAATGCCTGGCGGTCGACGTGTCCCGTCAGCTTTCCAGCGAAGATGTCTTGGAGCGTCTTAGTGACCTGTTCGTTCGTCGAGGCGTACCAGACTTCATTCGCAGCGACAACGGCTCGGAGTTCACCGCCACGAAGGTCCGAGACTGGTTGGAGCGAGTCGAGGTAAACACGCTGTACATTGAACCTGGCAGTCCCTGGGAGAACGGTTACATCGAATCCTTCAACGGGAAGCTGCGAGATGAACTGCTCGATCGAGAGATCTTCGACACGCTACTGGAGGCGAAAGTGTTGATTGAACGGTGGCGAGTCGAGTACAACACGGTACGCCCGCACAGTTCGCTGGGGTACCGCCCACCGGCACCGGAGGCCATTCTTCCAGGGGAAGCTGCTTCCGCTACGCTCCAGCACCTTCCCCTGGAAGAAT
It encodes the following:
- a CDS encoding IS3 family transposase (programmed frameshift), with protein sequence MPRRRFTPEQIIQHLREAEVLLSQDKTIAQACKAIGVTEQTYYRWRKEYGGIRTDQAKRLKDLEKENARLKRLLADAELDKAILKEAAFGKLLSPDKRRRIVEHVRDTLGRARVSERRACRVLGQPRSTQRRVRWVPDDEPRLVREMIELAEQYGRYGYRRITEMLRRKGWQVNHKRIERLWRREGLKVPKRQPKRRRLWLNDGSCVRLRPSRRDEVWSYDFVHHRTHDGRAFRMLTLIDEYTRECLAVDVSRQLSSEDVLERLSDLFVRRGVPDFIRSDNGSEFTATKVRDWLERVEVNTLYIEPGSPWENGYIESFNGKLRDELLDREIFDTLLEAKVLIERWRVEYNTVRPHSSLGYRPPAPEAILPGEAASATLQHLPLEE